Part of the Citrus sinensis cultivar Valencia sweet orange chromosome 2, DVS_A1.0, whole genome shotgun sequence genome, GGAAGTCAAGTAGGTCAGAACGGGCAGTTTATTCATGGGCAACTAGGGAAcaatattattcatataataaaagaCAGAGACAAATCCATTAGAGATTATGTTGTGCTGACTCCTCAAGCCATAAATCCTAGAATTGCAAGCTGATTATTTCGAGCTCAAACTAGTGATGTTTCAAATGCTTCAAACTGTGGGGCAATTTAATGGGCTGCCATCAAAAGATCCTCATCTACACATTAAACTATTTTTAGAAGTAagtgatgctttcaagattgctgGAGCATCACAAGAAACATTGAGACTCAAACTTTTCCCATTTTCTCTAAGGAATCGAGAAAGTGCATAGTTAAATTCTCTACCACCTGACTCCATTACTACATGGAATGACTTGCCTGACAAATcttccatcaacttgaagatgaaagctTGTATGATGCATGAGAAATATTCAAGAAGTTACTTAAGAGATGTCTTCATCACGGTATTCCTTGTTGTATACTACTAAAAACTTTCTACAATGGTCTTAACCCAAGCACTAAATTGATGGTAGATGTTTCAACAAATGGGGCCTTACTATCTAAGTCTTACAATAaggcttatgaaattttggagaggaTAGCCATCTACAAGACAAGCTACAGTAAGAGGAACAGTAGGAGTTCACAATGTAGAAGCCTTGACAGCCCCATTAACCCAAGTAACTTCATTGACAAATATTGTAAAGGCTATGACTACTGTTCCAACAACTGTCAATCAAGTTACTGAGGTATCTTGTGTTTATTGTGGAAAAGGGCATATATTTGACAATTGTCTTGGAAATCCAACCTCGGTCAACTATGTGGGCAACTTCAacagaaaaaatcaaaacaaccCTTACTCAAACACTTACAACCCTAGATGGAGACAACACCCAAACATCTCATAGAACAATCAGAATTAACATGCTGCAACATCCAGCGGAAAAAACAGGCATGTTCAACCACATGGATTCCACTAGCAAAATCAAGGGCAAAGAACCAATAGTAATGATCAATTCAGTTCTCTTGACTCTTTGATTAAAGAGTACATTGTGATGAATGAAGCGATTGTCCAAAGCCAAGTGGTATCCTTAAGAAACTTAGAAAATCAAATGAGACAGCTTGCTACAACATTCAGAAAACCAACTTGGGCCGGGCCTAACTCAGCCCCAAAAGAGCTCTCAAAGGGTGAGGACTGCCCAGCGCTTATAAGCGACTAGGAGCTTTGGCTTGCCAGCGATGTGGGATAAGTGCTTATCATTCACTCTACCCTCGCCCTTGGgccttggctctgataccaacttgGGCCGGGCCTAACTCAGCCCCAAAAGAGCTCTCAAAGGGTGAGGACTGCCCAGCGCTTAGAAGCGACCAGGAGCTTTGGCTTGCCAGCAATGTGGGATAAGAGCTCATCATTCACTCCAAGGCAATTGACCTAGAAACGCAAAGGATCCAAGAAGATAAGGAAATGAGCATTGCAAAGTTAAGATCTGGAAAGGATGTTCATATTCCTTTTGGTGTACCAAAAAGAAGAGTTGAACCCATTCAACCCAAGAGGTAACTCAAGTTGAAGAGGAGCCACAACATTCTACTTTTCAGCCCACTAGTGTGAACAACCAAGCTACAACATCAGcagaaaataattatccaaCACATGTTCGTGAAGATAGTACAACACCTACCTCATCAACTCAGAGCTTGGCAAAAGAGAAGCAGCCTGTATAGCCTGTTACAGCACAACAATTTAGGCATCCACCACCCTTTTCACAAAAATTCTAGAAGCAAAAATAAGATAAgcaattcattaaatttttagaagtgCTAAAGCAGTTACATATCAACCTTCCTTTTGTAGAAGCTCTAGaacaaatgccaaattatgtgaagtttttaaaagatattttggcaTGGAAAAAAAGACTTggagagtttgaaacaatTACTCTAACACAAGAATGTAGCCATATGCTTTAGAACAAGATCGCTCAGAAGTTAAAGGATCTAGGAAGCTTTACAATCCCTTGCTCCATATGAACTAAGTACAGTGGTAAAGCACTCTGTGATTTATGGGCTAGCATTAATCTCATGCCTTTATCAATGTTCAAGCAATTGAGAGTTGGAGAAGTTATACTAACAACAATAACTTTATAACTTGTTGACAGATCTCTTGCCTATTTAAGGTagataagtttatttttccAGTGGATTTCATAGTGTTGGACTTTGAGGCAGATAAAGAAGTTCTAATCATTTTAGGCAAACCTTTCTTAGCTATGGAAAAAACTTTAATTGACGTGCAAAAAGGAGAACTGACTATGCGGGTGAATGATTAGCAAGTGGCATTCAATGTGTTAGATGCCACGAAGAGTCCTAATGAAGTTgaagattgtaattttatcagtGTTGTAGATTTTACTGTAGCAGAAAGATTAAACAGTTACTGCAAAAATGAGGAAGTCAAGGCTATAACATTTAAAGAACTTAAAGATGAAGATCTTGAAACAACTGTCAGATGTATATACACCTGATCAAGATGACTGCTGATTGAATCAACTTTAGTCTCACTCTAAGAGACTTGACTGGCAACACTATGAATCTTTAGATCTCTCAAACAGGGAAGTAAAACCTTTTGTTCTCTCTATTGAGTCACCGTCtgttttagaattaaaatttttaccttCACATTTGAAGTATGTTTATCTTGGTGACAATAACACACTTCATGTAATTATTTCATCTTCTTTGAAtacagagaagaaaagagCTTGGTGGATGTATTGGGAAGATATAAGAAAGCTATTAGATAGACCATGATAGATATTAAAGGAATTAACCCCTTAATATGCATGCACAAGATTTTGCTGgaagattgctacagcaatttTGTAAAGTAACAGAGAAGATTAAATCCCATCATGAAGGAAGTTGTGAAAAAGGAGATCATCAAGTGGCTGGATGCTGGAATTACTTACCTAATATCCGATAGCTCACGGGTAAGTCCAATACAATGTGTTCCAAAGAAAGGTAGAATaacaattatagaaaatgaaaagaatgagCTTATTCCCACAAGAACAGTAACTGAATGGAGAGTTTATGGATTATAAGAAGTTAAACAAAGTCGTAAGGAAGGACCATTTTCCATTGCCTTTCATAGATAAAATATTGGACAGACGTGCTGGAAAAGAGTACTATTGTTTCTTGGATGAATACTCAAGCTACAACCAAATTGATATAGCACCAAAGGATCAAGAGAAGACAACATTCACTTGTCCTTATGGCATATTCGCTTTTAGaaggatgccatttggattgtGCAATGCTCTAGCAACTTTCCAGAGATGTATGATGTCTATTTTTATAGATATGGTTGAGCAAACACTTGAGGTattcatggatgattttttcagtttttggGGAATCATGTGATGACTGTTTGCATAACCTAGAAAATGTGCTTAAGAGATGTGAGGAGACAAATTTAGTGTTGAATTAGGAGAAATGACATTTCATGGTACAAGAAGGGATAGTCCTAGGCCATAGAGTCTCTAGAAAGGGGATAACGTAAAAATAGAGGCGATTGATAAACCTCCACCACTTACTTCAGTAAAGTACATTAGGAGCTTCTTAGAACGTGCTAGGTTCTATAGAAGGTTTACCTTTATACATGTTGCTGGAGCATGACAGACCCTTCAATTTTGATGAGAATTGTTTAAAGGCCTTTATTGAGTTAAAGAAAGCTCCTGTTACAACACCAATTGTTGTAGCACCATATTAGGGTATGCGTTTTAAGTTTATATGTAACGTTGGTGACCACTCTATTGGAGCAGTGGTAGGGTAGAGGAAAAGCAAGATTTTTCACTccatttattatgctagcaaaACTCTAGCTGATTCACATAACTACACGATCATTGAAAAAGAGTTGCTAGTATTTGCTTTtacatttgataaattcaaagCTTATTTGGTTGGCACCAAAGTGACTGTTTATACAGATCACTCAACTATAAAgtatttgatttcaaataagGATGCCACACCAAGGTTTatttattggatttttttacTACAAGAGTTTGACTTGGGGATCAAGGATAGAAAAGACACTGAGAATCAAGTAGCAAATTATCTCTCAAGGTTGGAAGCAGATACAAGTACTCTAACTAAGCAAGACATAACATAAACTTTTCTTGATGATCGATTGCTGATGATACAACATGCACAGATGTTGCAGCAATATGGATTTCCTATGCATATTTTGCTAATTATTTGGTGGGTGGATTATTACCCCTGATTTGACCTACCAGCAAACGAAGAGATTTCTCCATGATGTCAGAAGCTATCAGTGGGATGACCTTTACTTGTGTTCCTGATAAGGAAATTTTAAACATTCTGCAATCCTGTCATGCTGCAGCATATGGTGGACATTTTGAAGGACACAGAACAACAGCAAAAGTTCTTCAATCAGGTTATTACTAGCCCTCTATTCTTAAGGATGCTTAtgagtttgttaaatgttatgATAAGTGCCAAAGAACAGGGAACATCtttgaaaagcatgaaatGCCACTAACCAACATTTTAGAGGTTGAActtttttatgtatggggaATAAACTTTGTGAGACCATTTCCACCCTCATTTGGAAACTTATACATCTTAGTCGTTGTGGACTATGTAtccaaatgggtagaagctgAAGCATTACGAACAAATAATGTCAAGGCAGTGGTGAAATTTCTTCAGAAGAACATTTTCTCAAGATTTGGCACTCCTATAGCTATAGTCAATGATGAAAGAACCCATTTTTGCAACAGGATGTTTGTTATAGCATTGACTGAGTATGGGATCAAGCATAAAGTTGCTACATCATATCATCCACAAACTAGTGGTCAGATAGAAGTGTCAAACAAggagataaaaaatattttggagaaAGTGGTGAATCTCGATAGAAGGGATTGGTCTCTTCAATTAAATGACTCTTTATAGGCATGTCCCCATACAGAATTATTTATGGAAAGCTTGTCATTTACCTTCAGAGTTGGAGCACAAGGCATATTGGGCAATAAAACAACTAAACATGGATATGATTGTTGCAATAGAACAGAGGAAGCTGGAACTTTGTGAGCTGGAAGAATTAAGGTTATTCTTCTATGAAAATGCAATAATCTACAAGGAGAGGACCAAGCAATGGCATGACAAGCAAATGAAGCAAATGAAGCTCATTCCAAGCCAACAAGTTCTACTCTATAACTCAAGACTAAAGCTTTTCTTGGGAAAATTAAAGTCTAGATGATCAGACCCTTTCAAACTTATCAATGTGTAACCTCATGGGGATGTGGAACTTCAAGATGAAAGGACAAGTCAGAAATTCAAGGTTAATGGACAAAGAGTACAACATTAAATTGGAGCTGCTGTGAACAATCCTAAGGAGGATTTATTCCTCAAGGATCCAGCTTGAGAAATCATAGATGGTCAAGCTGAATGACCTAAAATCAAGCGCTGATTGGGAGGTAACCGAATAAGGGaagttgtttcaaaattttaatcattaaatttagtcttaattgtattaatttctAGCAGGTAGaagttaatatataaaaaaaaaaattatgggcaAAGAAACTGACAAGAATTGCTACAGCATCATGTACAACATGGTAGTCAGAAGGTGGTCTTTAGCCAATGAGGGAATTTATTGctattgctgtagcaatggATTGATTGCTACAATAACAATTTTTACCGTTGAAGGGCTGACATGCTTACGTCAGCAAATTAGATTTACTGATAAGGATGATTCTGAAATCCCTAATTTGCCATGACCCATAtcctttcttttccttttcaaaatttgtatttaaaatttaaaaatttctaagaTTATCCTATTAATTATCTTCCTCTTTTACT contains:
- the LOC112497234 gene encoding uncharacterized protein LOC112497234, coding for MDYKKLNKVVRKDHFPLPFIDKILDRRAGKEYYCFLDEYSSYNQIDIAPKDQEKTTFTCPYGIFAFRRMPFGLCNALATFQRCMMSIFIDMVEQTLEHMVDILKDTEQQQKFFNQCQRTGNIFEKHEMPLTNILEVELFYVWGINFVRPFPPSFGNLYILVVVDYVSKWVEAEALRTNNVKAVVKFLQKNIFSRFGTPIAIVNDERTHFCNRMFVIALTEYGIKHKVATSYHPQTSGQIEVSNKEIKNILEKVVNLDRRDWSLQLNDSL